The Mucilaginibacter rubeus genomic interval GTATTCAGGAAAGAAAGAGATTATCTGTTCCCGATTCCTTATAACGAGGTATTGAAAAATAATAACATGGTTCAAAACCCAGGCTGGTAATCCGGTTTTTTATTGATATTATTGAGTCAGGCCCCGCTTAACGCGGGGCTTTTTTAGAAATCTGCCAAAATGAAAAAAATAGTTTATTTAATGTGCCTTCTGGGGGTAGCGGTAACCGGTTGCAGCCAGAAAACAACTACGCATGCTAAACAGCCCGTTGTTAATGCCGATGTGCCGGCACCTGCTGCCACCTGGAAAGAGCACTGGTTTGAACATGCGCAAACACTTAACAGGGTATATTATGATACCAGTGTTGTAGTGTATTATGATGCCGATGTGAAACCATCTGTTACTTGGCCTAAAACTTATATGGCGCAGGCCTGGAACTATACCAAAAAAACTTACGGAAACTTCGGCGCAGATTCTCGCTTATATGCGGTGTTTCATGCCGGTAAATATTCCGGTGGGCACCCCTCTACCTATATGGACGACAGCCATGATTATCACAACGTAACCGATTGTGGTTCATCTGACCCCAATGCCTGGACATCGGGTGTGGGTAATGATATTGATCTATCAACACACGAAATTGGTCACATTGTTGAAGGTGCTGCAAAGGGTGTACATGGTTCACCTGCTTTTGGTATCTGGCATGATAGCAAGTGGATGGAGATTTACCAGTACGATGTTTATCTCGGCCTTGGCCGTAATGACGATGCCCTACGCTGGAAAAATATGAAGCTGACCACTACCGATGATTTTCCGCGTGCGGGTACCCACTGGTTCAAAGATTGGTTTTATCCCATCTATACCCAGCACGGACAAACCAAAGCCTTAAACAATTTCTTTGTGCTGTTGGCCAAATACTTCCCTAAGCAAACTTTCAACAACGGAAAAGAAAGCTACCCCGAATACTCACGGGATTTAAATATGGGCGAGTTTATCCATTTCTGGAGCGGCGCTGCCGGTACTGATTTGAAGCAACTTGCATTAAATGCCTTCGGCGATAAAGATGAACACGGAAACAGCTGGATTACACAGCTTGAAAAAGCCCGGACAGATTTCCCGGGTGTTACTTACTAATACAAAACTTTAAAAATGATCAGGAAAAAACTATTATTCCTTGCTCTTTTATGCGCTGCAGGCACCTGCTTCGCGCAGGACAAGGAGAAAGAAAAAGACTTGCAAGAATATCATTTAAACCTGCCCGCTGATAGCAGTGTTTTAGATGCAAAATCGAAAGAAAAGCTTACAAAAGCGTTCTACAAAATTTATCCCGACTTTGCCCGGGCCAATAGCTATCACACTAAAAAACATTTATCTGTTACTTTTGCCGATAGCCCTGCAATTACAGCGGAAGATGGTAAAATGGAAATCAGTGCTGCCGTAGTTAAAGATCTGTCTGAAAAGAAACTGGAGAAAGCGATGGAAGCAGCGCTGGCAAAAAATTGGGCATCCGCAGATACCATTAAAAAGAAAGGTTTTCAGTTGGTTTTCATTAACAAAAACCAACACATTGATCCGGCTGTACAGCAAAGCCTTATTGACACTTACTTCGAAATTTTTCCGGTGTTGATCAAAACCTTTAATAAAAAGACAACCAAAAGTGTGGTGTTTGTGACTGATACGGCATATGGTGGCGTAGCCGAGGCCAGCGGTAACCGTATCCTTTTCAGTACCAAATACCTGAAAGCCCATCCAACCGATATCGACGTGGTAACACATGAAACCATGCACCTTGTACAGGGCTACGGCTACAGCGCCGGACCTGTTTGGTTAACGGAAGGTATTGCCGATTATGTAAGGTATAAATATGGTGTTGATAACGTAGGTTCAAAATGGTATTTACCTGCTTTTAACAGCAAACAAAGCTACACCAACAGTTATCGCATCACCGCCCGCTTTTTTGTATGGCTGGAAAAAAATGTTAAACCGGGCTTAATTGCAGATCTGGATGTACTGTTGCGTGCCCATCAATACAATGATCAATCATGGGTAACCTTAACCGGCAAAAACCTTGACGCGCTTTGGGAAGCTTATAGTCAAAACCCCGCTGTGGAGTTAACTTACAGCGATAAGGCAAAGCTTAAAAAGGGAGCATAATAAAAGCGGAAATCAAATCCCTCCATCACACCGTCATTGCGAGGCACGAAGCAATCTCCGATTGGCAGAGCGGTTATGCAAATCCCCCTGTACAGTTCGCGATTGCTTCGTGCCTCGCAATGACGGGGTGGTGAGGATTGCTTCGTACCTTACAGCAATGACGTTGTAATTGGTATCTATTTTTTCACCTGTTTCAAAATCCCCGGGTAAAGTACCCCATCAATATCTGTAAGCTGCAGATCAAGTAATGCGGCCACTATCGGGGCTATATCTTCCAGGCCCATCTGGTGAATGATCTTCTGATTGCTGATGCCTGAACCAAATGCTAAAAATCCCGTTTCTATCTCTTTAAAATCGGGGAAGTGACCATGGGTACCACCGCTGCCACTGCGTAATGAGTTCCCATCCGTAGCATTGTTAAATGATACTCCTGGAATAGCTGCCAATGCCAATGATACCTGCGGATCTGCCCCCAGTTCATCCAGTTGCTTACGTTCAATTACCCTGAAAAGCTTACGTTGAGGCGCAGGGGCTTGCTCAAGAAGCGTGCGCACCTGTTTCAGCACTTTTTGGTCGTTGTTTTTTACGTACAGAAAAGTTGTTCCGCCTTGTTGAAAAAATTGGGCTTTCCAGTCGCCGTTTTGCAGGTTTTTGCCAACCAGTCCGGCGTTGGCCAGCCACACGTTAGGGGCAAGCTGTGTGTGGATGTTCACGAAACCATGATCGCCCACGATAAGGAAAGCGGTACTGTCTTTAATACCCGCACGTTCGGTGGCTTCAATAATGCGGCCAATGTTACGGTCAATGTTGGCGACCGCTTTGCGAACGGTTGGCCCCATACGTCCTTCTGCATGGGCATAATGGTCAACGCAAACCAGGTGAACGGTTATTAAATTAGGTTTATGTTTTTCGATAAGATAGGAGGCCATGCGGGCCAGGTTATCATCGGTACTTAAGTGGCCATCCAGATCTCGGTTATACAACCTGCCGGTAGCATTTTGCTCCAGCTCTTCAAATAAACCCGTAGGGGTAGCATACTTACGGAACGGGCTTAGCGGATCGGGGAGTTTAGTATCACGCGCCGCATCGGGCATGTTATAATCAACAGGCGCATGTACGGATACCGGCCAAAGTACCGAAGCTGTTGTTAACCCCTTTTTATGAGCGGCTTCCCACAATGTTTCGGTTTTTATACGGCGGGCATCGGTATAGCCTAATTCACCTATCTGATCGGTGGTTTCAAATGGT includes:
- a CDS encoding basic secretory protein-like protein, translating into MIRKKLLFLALLCAAGTCFAQDKEKEKDLQEYHLNLPADSSVLDAKSKEKLTKAFYKIYPDFARANSYHTKKHLSVTFADSPAITAEDGKMEISAAVVKDLSEKKLEKAMEAALAKNWASADTIKKKGFQLVFINKNQHIDPAVQQSLIDTYFEIFPVLIKTFNKKTTKSVVFVTDTAYGGVAEASGNRILFSTKYLKAHPTDIDVVTHETMHLVQGYGYSAGPVWLTEGIADYVRYKYGVDNVGSKWYLPAFNSKQSYTNSYRITARFFVWLEKNVKPGLIADLDVLLRAHQYNDQSWVTLTGKNLDALWEAYSQNPAVELTYSDKAKLKKGA
- a CDS encoding alkaline phosphatase family protein; translated protein: MKIFFKTLLFILAGTCAAWAQKPKYVVMISIDGFRPEFYKDPSWGAINLMEIAANGVYADGVRGDMPTVTYPSHTTIITGKYPAKHGVFYNTPFETTDQIGELGYTDARRIKTETLWEAAHKKGLTTASVLWPVSVHAPVDYNMPDAARDTKLPDPLSPFRKYATPTGLFEELEQNATGRLYNRDLDGHLSTDDNLARMASYLIEKHKPNLITVHLVCVDHYAHAEGRMGPTVRKAVANIDRNIGRIIEATERAGIKDSTAFLIVGDHGFVNIHTQLAPNVWLANAGLVGKNLQNGDWKAQFFQQGGTTFLYVKNNDQKVLKQVRTLLEQAPAPQRKLFRVIERKQLDELGADPQVSLALAAIPGVSFNNATDGNSLRSGSGGTHGHFPDFKEIETGFLAFGSGISNQKIIHQMGLEDIAPIVAALLDLQLTDIDGVLYPGILKQVKK